A genomic window from Lutra lutra chromosome 17, mLutLut1.2, whole genome shotgun sequence includes:
- the LOC125088901 gene encoding vomeronasal type-1 receptor 4-like, whose protein sequence is MANSELVVGLIFLTQTTVGILGNFSLLCRYILLSFTDYRSRSTDFIHKHLTVANFLVLICKGVPQTMAAFGWKHILSHFGCKLLFFLHRMGRGVSISSICILSVYQAITISPTNSWWAELKVKAPKYIAPSIFLCWMLQMLVNVIFPVYIISASSDKNITNEKNFGYCSSVHHGKTTDSLYAVLLSSPDMLCLGLMLWASSTMVFILFRHKKRVQHIRRTVSARSSPESRATKTILLLVSTFVYFYTLSSVFQVILALSDNPGWILVNVTVMTAVCFPTISPFLLMSHNSKVPRLLFAWRGNIKSPHLMRNM, encoded by the coding sequence ATGGCCAACAGCGAACTGGTGGTAGGACTGATCTTCTTAACACAGACGACGGTTGGCATCCTGGGCAATTTCTCACTTCTTTGTCGTTATATCCTCCTTTCCTTCACTGACTACAGGTCGAGGTCCACAGATTTCATTCACAAGCACCTGACCGTGGCCAACTTCTTAGTCTTGATCTGTAAAGGAGTCCCCCAGACCATGGCAGCATTTGGGTGGAAACATATCCTTAGCCACTTTGGATgcaaacttcttttctttcttcacaggatggggaggggagtaTCCATCAGTAGCATCTGCATCTTGAGTGTCTACCAGGCCATCACGATCAGCCCCACAAACTCCTGGTGGGCAGAGCTTAAAGTAAAAGCTCCCAAGTACATTGCTCCCTCTATTTTCCTGTGTTGGATGCTGCAAATGCTGGTAAATGTCATTTTCCCTGTGTATATAATTAGTGCATCGAGCGACAAAAACAtcacaaatgaaaagaatttcGGATACTGTTCTTCAGTTCATCACGGAAAAACCACAGACTCGTTGTATGCAGTATTGCTCTCATCCCCCGACATGCTATGTTTGGGGCTCATGCTCTGGGCCAGCAGCACCATGGTTTTCATCCTGTTCAGGCACAAGAAGCGGGTCCAACATATACGAAGAACTGTCTCCGCCAGGTCCTCCCCGGAGTCCAGAGCCACCAAAACCATCCTTCTCCTGGTGAGCACCTTTGTCTACTTTTACACCCTCTCCTCTGTCTTTCAAGTTATTTTGGCTCTTTCTGATAATCCTGGCTGGATCCTCGTGAATGTCACTGTGATGACAGCTGTGTGTTTCCCAACTATTAGCCCCTTTCTGCTCATGAGCCACAACTCCAAGGTACCCAGGCTCCTCTTTGCCTGGAGAGGGAATATAAAATCCCCTCATCTTATGAGAAATATGTAA